Part of the Acidobacteriota bacterium genome, ACGTCGAACCGGGCGCCCAGGTGCCGCGCCAGAAAGCGACCGAAGCTGCCGAGACCGACGATGCCGATCGTCCTTGCCCAGCAGCCTTGCACCGGGCCCACCCTAGCACCGGCACACGTTGCCGGGTTCCCCTACAATCGCGTGCTGCGGGAGGAGGGAACCAGGATGAGAAGGACAACCGGCGCTGTTCTCGGCGCCGTCGTGGCCGTGGCGGTGAGCTATGGTTCACCGCCCGTGACCGACGCCCAGGAGGATCGCGCCAGCCGGGAGCACGTACTCGGCCTGCTCCGGGAGGTGCCGCTGATCGACGGCCACAACGACGTGCCGTGGCAGTACCGCACGCGCGTTTCGAACCACCTCGACGAGATCGACTTCCGGGACACCACCGCGCTCGAGCCGCCGATGCACACCGACCTGCGGCGTCTGCGGCAGGGGGGAGTGGGCGCCCAGTTCTGGTCGGTCTATGTTCCGACCTCCTACACCGGCGCCGGCGCGGCCCGGGTCGTGTTCGAGCAGGTCGACCTGACCAGGCGGCTGATCGAGCGGTATCCGGACGACCTGGAGCTGGCCCTCAGCGCGGACGACATCGAGCGCGTCCACGGCGCCGGCCGGATCGCGTCCCTGCTTGGCGCCGAGGGCGGGCACTCGATCGAGTCGTCCCTGGGAGTCCTGCGGCAGCTCTACGCGGTCGGCGTCCGCTACATGACGCTGACCCACAACAGCAACGTCGCCTGGGCGGACTCCGCGACCGACCAGCCGGCGCACGGCGGGCTGACGGCGTTCGGCCGGCGCGTGATCCGGGAGATGAACCGGCTCGGCATGCTGGTCGACCTCTCCCACGTTTCGCCGCAGACGATGCACCATGCGCTGGACGAGTCCCAAGCGCCGGTCATCTTTTCGCACTCCTCGGCATTCGCGGTCACAGCCAGTCCACGCAACGTGCCCGACGACGTCCTGCGGCGGCTTGCCGAGAACGGCGGCGTGGTCATGGTCACTTTCGTACCGTCCTTCGTCAACGAGAAGGTGCGGGCGTCATTTCAACGGCTGGATGCCGAACGCCGTCGACTGATGACCGCGGGAACCGCGCCGGAGGAGATCCGCACGCGGCTCATGGCCTGGCGAAGTGAGAACCCGGGCGCCCAGGCATCCCTCAGCGACGTGGCCGACCATATCGACCACATCCGTGGCCTGATCGGGACCGCGCACCTGGGAATCGGCTCCGACTACGACGGCATCCCGACCGTGCCGGTCGGCCTCGAGGACGCCTCGACGTTTCCCGATCTGTTCGTGGAACTGGTGCGGCGGGGCTACAGCGACGACGAACTGAAGGACATCGCGGGCCGCAGCTTCCTGCGCGCCATGCGCGCCGCGGAGGCGACGGCCCGACGGGTGCAGGCCACGGAAC contains:
- a CDS encoding dipeptidase — encoded protein: MRRTTGAVLGAVVAVAVSYGSPPVTDAQEDRASREHVLGLLREVPLIDGHNDVPWQYRTRVSNHLDEIDFRDTTALEPPMHTDLRRLRQGGVGAQFWSVYVPTSYTGAGAARVVFEQVDLTRRLIERYPDDLELALSADDIERVHGAGRIASLLGAEGGHSIESSLGVLRQLYAVGVRYMTLTHNSNVAWADSATDQPAHGGLTAFGRRVIREMNRLGMLVDLSHVSPQTMHHALDESQAPVIFSHSSAFAVTASPRNVPDDVLRRLAENGGVVMVTFVPSFVNEKVRASFQRLDAERRRLMTAGTAPEEIRTRLMAWRSENPGAQASLSDVADHIDHIRGLIGTAHLGIGSDYDGIPTVPVGLEDASTFPDLFVELVRRGYSDDELKDIAGRSFLRAMRAAEATARRVQATEPPADDLIEELDGENG